The window CCAGAATAGCGTTGTTCCGTGCCAGTTGCAGCCATCATACCACGTCATGCTGAACTCGAATATGTCAATACGAAGTGAGAATTTTGGAAAATATATTCCAAAGACATCGTATACACCTGCAAAGATACCACCTTCAAAAGAACAAGCCACCATGGTTGAGTCTCCGCCGATATAACCAATCGTCAGCGCCAATACTCCCGTTATGAGTAGAATAATTGCGCTTATTCGGCGCTGAGCCGTAGAGAGGGAGGGCCTATCCATCAATCTCGATGAACCACGTTCGGTAATGAGTCTTGGGTCGGTGACCGACGCATCCTCTGTATCGGTCACGCCGGTACTGACAACGTCCAGTTAAATCTACGACGTCCGCCGGTTTATTGGCGCCCCGACGGGCGGGGCGCGAGCCGAGTTCCGTCGCGTCCCGGTGTTCCGAATGGCCGAGGAGATTCATTCCCCTGATGCAGACGCACCGACTTCAGATGCGGCCGCCGCCCGCCGTGCGCAACGGGCACGTGGCGAGGCAATGACCGTCTCTCTCCGGCGGACCGGCGGCATCTACGATGCCCAGTCCGAGTCCGGGAGTACGTACCGTGTCGACCTCGGTGCGGGGACGTGTAGCTGTCCGGACTGGCAGCAACGTGAACCGGAGGGCGGGTGCAAGCACCTTCGGCGCGTCCGGCTGGACGTTCGGGCCGGACGGGTTCCAACGCCGGATGGGCGACTCCCGGCGCCGTCAGGCGGCGAGCCTGGTGTCCCATGTCGGATGGCTGCGGACGGTGGCGGTGCCGTCGGTGTCACGGGGCCGCATCTCGAATTCGACAGGCACGGTCGACCGACCGGTGAGACCTACTACCGGTGTGAGGACTGCGGACGGGAGACGATTCATCGGACTGATCTTGACTGTGAGTGAGCGACGGTCCTCTACGACTGCTCTTCCAACTGGTTCCGTATCCGGCGAACCGACAGGATATCGGTGAACCCCGCCGTGTCGATCGTCCAGCGCTGTGGGGGTGAGTTCTCGCTGTAGGTTTTCTCGACGCGGGGCTCGCCATCGGCCGGCTCGTTCAGCGCCGCGAGCACGTCATGTGCGGCCTCGCGATTCCGAACCATCCAGAGTGCGGCCGCCGGGTCGCAGGCCGCCATCGCGTCGAAGTCGGCCGGAGCGCCCGTTCGGAGGTCGTTGTTCACCCGCTCGGCTTCCAGCGTGACGACGACCTCTCCGGTCTCGTCGAGCCCGGCGGCATCGAGCCGCCGTCCATCCCCGACAGGGTGATAGCTCACTGCCTCGACGACATCCGAGTCCGAATCCGCTGCATACTCTTGCTCGATGAACTTCTCGCCGTAGGCCACCATCATCCTGTGGTAACTCGATTCGGCGAGGTCGCCCTCGCCGTCGCCATGCGCCACGCCCTCCCGGTGTCGTTCACCGATCTCGTCCCGGCCGGCTGCGGTCACCGTGTAGAGTTTATGGGGCATGTGGCCATCCTCGGAGAGGAGTCCCTCATCGATGAGTTCCTGCAGTTCGTCGTCAGCCAGCCCGAGGTACTCCTCGAGCAGCGTCATCGAATCCGACAGCAGGTCGAACTCCAGTTCGGGATCGAACCGCTGCTGGCTGGCCGCGTAGACTGCCTGCAGGAACAGGAGTTGCTGATCAGTGGAGTCGCTCGCGGCGCGTTCCGATGGGGAGAGCTTCAGTGGCACCTGACAGACCGGGATGTCGTCTCGGTCGACCTCGTTGAGCGTGTGACAACAGCTGATGGCCCGTTCCATCCCATCGATGGCCGGCTCGTAGCGGGCGTCGCACGCCTCACATCGGAGCACATGGCGCTCGTCGTCGTATCGAACGGGCTCTGGCATCGGTTCCGTGAACGGCAGTGCCGAGTCGACGCGGTTGGTCGCGTCGGTCCCCGGCGATGTAGTGGTAGCCGTTGGCGTGTCGGTGTCGACAGTGAGTCCGTGGTGCTGTCGGGTGCGCTCGCCGACGGCCGTGAACAGGGCTTCGAACCCCTTCGTTTCCGATGGAGCGAGGGGGTCGCCCCCGGATGGGGCTCCCGGTGGAAGCGGGAGCGATTCGACGAGGAACGGCCGTGGTTCGGCCTCCCCGAACGGTGCCGGCAGGGAGACGAACCACTGGCCGCGTTCGAGCGCTCGGAGCCGGTTGCCGACGTCTTCGGGCGGCATGTCCGCCGTCGCGAAGCGTGTCGTCAGCTGTTCGTCGACGGGGACGTTGCCGGTGACGATGGTGGAGACGTTGTTGAGCAGCTCCTCGTACGCACCGGCGTCGGCCTGCTGGAGTTGCGCGGGGAACTGCATCGCGAGCGTCATCGACAGCCCGAAGCTCCGGGACTGGGCCAGCAAATCGCCGAGCAGGTCCGTCGCCGCAACGGAAGCGGCTTCCTCAAGGTAGAGGTTGACCAGCGGTGTGTCACCGGTGCTGGTGCGCTCGCGCCGCCGGAGTGCCGTCCAGAGGTTCGACAGGAGAACCAGCGTGAGGACGCGCTTGCTCTCCGAGCGGAGCCCGCCCAGATCGAACAGGACGACGGCGTCCTCGTCGAGGATGCGATGGAAATCGAACCGTGGGGCGCCGTCGGCGTGGACGTGGTTGAACACTCGGGCGAGCCGGTCGTCGAGCGGAATCTTCTCGATGCGGTTGGCCACCCCCTGCATCAGCTCGCTGAACGAGCGCTCGTTGTTCGCAATGATGCCCTCCAGCATCGCCTCGAGTTCCGGGTCCGAGACCTGCGGTGGCTGGCGGGTGCTCCGGAGTTGCTGGACGGCCGCCTGCAGGTCCGCGTGCGTGTAGGCGTCGCTGCCGTGGACCGGGTCGAACAGTGCCTTCACCAGATACCGGATGATGTCCGGCGACCGGACGGCCTGCTCGAAGCGCTCGGTGCCCATCACGCCCCGGAGGACCTCGACGTAGTGGTCGACGACGTTCTGCACCGCGCTGGCACGGTTGATGCCCGCATCCAGCTGTGGTCGGATATCGAAGAACGAGAGCGCTGGGAGCGTCTCGGCGCAGTCGAAGTAGTAGACATCGTCGAGGTCGCCGTGGTCGGCGTAGTGGGCCCGGAGGTACTCGGTGGGCATCCCGTCGCCCTTCGGGTCGATAAGGATGTCCGCGCCGTCGGTGGCGGCGTGGTTCTCGCGGATGGCGTTGACGAGGCTCGTCGACTTGCCGGCGCCGGTCTTCCCGAACCAGGCGACGTGGAGTGGCTGGAGTGCTGGCGGGAGTGCGACGGTGCGGTCGAGTGGGTCGCTGTCGGCGGAGAGTGGCTGGCCAAGCGGGAGGCCCTGGTCGGCGTAGTGGGCGAGCGTGTGCTCGTCCGGGAGGGGGACGCCGGTCCGTTCTTCGGGGAGCGTGCTGAACGCCCGCCGGGCCTGTTCAGAGAGGTCGTTCCCGTCAAGCAGGCAGAAGTGTGCGACGGTGGTCGCGTCGGCGACGATGCAGGGATCGTGGTTGCTCCCCAGTGGGAGGCGGCGCCGGAGCGTGTCCGTGAGCGAGTCGGCCTCACGGAAGGTCGCGCTCGTGAGGGCGTCGGCGAGCTCGGTGGTGGTGTCGTCCGTGTGGAGCCGATGGCCGACCCGATAGAAGTCCCCGCCGACGGCTGCGAAGGCGCTGGCGAGTTCCCGGGCCGTCGGTTCGGCGTCCGGACCGGTCGCGAGGAGGCGTGCGTTCACCTCGAAGGAGTGGGATGCGGATTTCGCCAGAATCGCGTCGATGCGGGTTCCCGGCCGGCTGCCAGTGTCGCCCTTCCGGTGGGCCGGGGTGGTCGTCGCGTCGCTGTCGACATCCTCGGGGTCGGTGGGGCCGACGAGCGTCTTGAACGCTCGCTGGCTGATCGTGTCCTCGTTGTGTTCGAGCTTGTGGACGCGATATTCGGCCTCGCCACTCCAGTCCGGTTTCGGGCGGAGGAGTGCCTGGTAGACGACTCGGCCGTCGGCGTCGAGCATCCCCTCGGCGACGCTACTCAGGGCGAGATCCGGGGCGTCTTCGACGCGGGCGGTGTCGTGCTGTTCCGGGGCATCGGAGAGTTGTGGCGGTCGGAGTCGGGTTTGCCAGTCCTCCCGGCGTTCGCCGACCCCCTGGAGTTCCGCGATGGCGTAGTCTTGGTTCTGGAGGTCGGGCAGCGGGTCGGTGTCGGTATCGGTGATGGCGTAGCCATCCGGAGTGAGTCGTTGTGCGAGTCGGCGGACGGTCGGGAGGGTGTCCGGTGGGGCGCCAAGATAGTAGGCGATCTCGTCGGCGTCGGGTTCGGCCACGAGACAGAACTCGATCGGGTCGGTGACTGCTTCGTGGAGTTGCGTGAACTGGGTGGTAAGCCGGTCGGCGGCTAAGGGCTCGTTTGCCGGGCGGATACGGAGGTACTGGTGGGTTTGCTGGGGTGTACCTGTCGTAGCCATCAGTTTGTTCCGCGGAATTCGATGAGAGTATAAATAACTGATGAGTTCCGTGAGCCGGACCGAAACTGCTGCTACCTGCGATGGTGGTCTCTCGACTAAGACGGCCGAGAGATTCGTCCTCCATACCAGCCTCGGGAAGTATTAGTCGCCTCGTGTCCGGTGTCTCCTCCGCCTCTCAGTGACTGTCGCCTCTTCCAGTCATTGCATCGGGGCTAATCGCTCTTGCAGCTCCTGCATCTGGTTATATGTCTCCTCTAGCTCGGTAATCGTCC of the Haloglomus salinum genome contains:
- a CDS encoding ATP-binding protein, encoding MATTGTPQQTHQYLRIRPANEPLAADRLTTQFTQLHEAVTDPIEFCLVAEPDADEIAYYLGAPPDTLPTVRRLAQRLTPDGYAITDTDTDPLPDLQNQDYAIAELQGVGERREDWQTRLRPPQLSDAPEQHDTARVEDAPDLALSSVAEGMLDADGRVVYQALLRPKPDWSGEAEYRVHKLEHNEDTISQRAFKTLVGPTDPEDVDSDATTTPAHRKGDTGSRPGTRIDAILAKSASHSFEVNARLLATGPDAEPTARELASAFAAVGGDFYRVGHRLHTDDTTTELADALTSATFREADSLTDTLRRRLPLGSNHDPCIVADATTVAHFCLLDGNDLSEQARRAFSTLPEERTGVPLPDEHTLAHYADQGLPLGQPLSADSDPLDRTVALPPALQPLHVAWFGKTGAGKSTSLVNAIRENHAATDGADILIDPKGDGMPTEYLRAHYADHGDLDDVYYFDCAETLPALSFFDIRPQLDAGINRASAVQNVVDHYVEVLRGVMGTERFEQAVRSPDIIRYLVKALFDPVHGSDAYTHADLQAAVQQLRSTRQPPQVSDPELEAMLEGIIANNERSFSELMQGVANRIEKIPLDDRLARVFNHVHADGAPRFDFHRILDEDAVVLFDLGGLRSESKRVLTLVLLSNLWTALRRRERTSTGDTPLVNLYLEEAASVAATDLLGDLLAQSRSFGLSMTLAMQFPAQLQQADAGAYEELLNNVSTIVTGNVPVDEQLTTRFATADMPPEDVGNRLRALERGQWFVSLPAPFGEAEPRPFLVESLPLPPGAPSGGDPLAPSETKGFEALFTAVGERTRQHHGLTVDTDTPTATTTSPGTDATNRVDSALPFTEPMPEPVRYDDERHVLRCEACDARYEPAIDGMERAISCCHTLNEVDRDDIPVCQVPLKLSPSERAASDSTDQQLLFLQAVYAASQQRFDPELEFDLLSDSMTLLEEYLGLADDELQELIDEGLLSEDGHMPHKLYTVTAAGRDEIGERHREGVAHGDGEGDLAESSYHRMMVAYGEKFIEQEYAADSDSDVVEAVSYHPVGDGRRLDAAGLDETGEVVVTLEAERVNNDLRTGAPADFDAMAACDPAAALWMVRNREAAHDVLAALNEPADGEPRVEKTYSENSPPQRWTIDTAGFTDILSVRRIRNQLEEQS
- a CDS encoding SWIM zinc finger family protein — protein: MTVSLRRTGGIYDAQSESGSTYRVDLGAGTCSCPDWQQREPEGGCKHLRRVRLDVRAGRVPTPDGRLPAPSGGEPGVPCRMAADGGGAVGVTGPHLEFDRHGRPTGETYYRCEDCGRETIHRTDLDCE